The sequence atagatagatagatagatagatagatagatagatagatagatagacagacagacaaataTCAAAAGACGCTCTGGATCCAGATCCTGCACTTCTTTAGAAAGCCTCATTTAGCACAGCTTTTGGGCTTCTGGAACTTTTATGTGTTTGAACTCAAAATTGAGCAAAATAATATTCTCAAATTGGAAACTTAAAATATCACATTGTCACTATTTCTGTGAGAAGGAATCAATAATAATTACCAATCATTCGTTATTTGGTATTTTATTAAGCATTGAAATGGTTTTTATAGATTACAACTGTTTCAAAGGAACTGACTTTGTTGTTTCTtgatcaaaaataaaataaaatttaggaGCTTAACTCATTCAGTATTATTCATTACTTTGAGATGGATTGGTTTTGCTCATTGCCCAGTCAGATTTTTTCAAACAAGCTTCCTAACAAATGTCTTTTCTACTAAATTTTGAGACTGAAGATTCAGGTATCAGAGActaaactgtatttaaaaagcaCAGGTAGCACTTTCTAGATGAGAATGATGTTGATTGTGTTTCAGTGTGACTTGCGTATCATAGTTAACAGCTATAGCTCTTCCTTCACTCTTTGACAATGATCTcaaaaaacattcttaaaatAGCCCCAGATGGATATGTGGGCTTAGTACAGTAGAATTCCCTATTCTTCCTGGCAAGGTTGTTTTGGTAAGAAGGGGAACACTGTCATGATTTTACTAACTACAGCTAGCATAGATAGCTCTAATTCTCTCTCCTACACAGGCATATACATACACATCAGTGCACAGATTCACACATACACTTTACCTCTTAGGGTTTTTTCCACAGCACACCTGTAAGCATAATGCAGTGCTGGCATGAGCAGGATTCTCTGTTACTAGAACATGTTTGCAGTGCCAAGCCCTTAGAAGACACCACCTAATTGATCTGTCCTATTTGCAAAATACATTCAGCTTCCTAGGGTACTCTCTGTACAACCTACTGAAAAACTTTAACAGCTGCACCACTTGTTGCTTTGAATAACACTGATGATATTAGCCTGGGTTGGCTTTATGTAGCTGGAAGGCAGTTTTCTCTACTTGAAATCAGATATTTCTCAgtggaggaaaaacaaataaacaacaaaaaaagtttaaagcttttgtttaaaGCTTGAAACATTATTTGCATTTATACTCACAGTTCCATACAGCTTCCCCTTGTTGTTCATTCCAAGGAAGAGAGCACTTTCCACACCAAACAGGCTTACAATACCTCTTTCTACAGTAGATATTTCAAAGAGGCCTAAAAAATAAGAAGTTCATTAGaaaaattatcacagaatttATAGCTAATCAAAGGCAATTCAGataattgatttattttaaatcccTAGTGAACATaccatattttttattataattattttcctgCCTGTGCATAATAGAAGTACACATAAATtatctgggtttttttttttgttcgcTTGTTTTCTCCTACATGCTGAAGGATCTTACAATGATTATTCTGGAATCATGTTCTTGTCGATTCGAATCGATTTTGCTCACAGATCTGTCAAATTCTCAAATTCTCCTAGGCTttctaatatttaaattttttgtaTCTGCTTAATTTATAATTACAGAGTATGACATTGATCTCTAGAGAAGTATGGCTTGTATTTGAAGCCCTTTGTGATAGCTACAAAATTTATAGCTACTGCCTTCAAAGACAAATTCAAACCCACAGGATGCTTTTCTTCTAATCTTACAGATGCAGAACAGCAGCCGCAAGAACAAGCAGATCAGTTGTAACTCTGTAACTCTTCAGTAACAGAGTGTCCCAAGACTAGGATTCCAAAATCACAGGAGCTCAGAGACTGTCTCCTGAATTCAAAAGGCAGATGAGAAGGTGAGTAGCAAGAAAATGCAGTAGAAAGTAAGTTTTCAACCTGGTTCATCTTCTCTGGTCTGTGCAGTaaagcacagcaaaaataaattgtatcTAAATTTGTCTAGGCATTTGTAACATGTTTCAACATGAGGGATTCGAATGTCTATTGATCTCAGAGAATTTTAAAGGGCAACAGATGTAGCACAGATTGGTAATTTCAACTAATAATATTTGCATTCTATGAATGGTAATTACTAGAGTTCACAGCAATTAAGTGACATATATTCTAGTTCATTTCTGAATGCAACTCACTGTATTGGTTTTCATTGTGAACTCCATTTATCCTTCCATCTGGAAGGATTTGAAGATGAAATCCGATGCCCACATTGCAGTAGAGCCTCCGCTGCCTCTTGATTCCTAGCAAATAGTCATTCTCCCAGTTCACATCTGACTTTTCCTCTGACATCTCAGAAATGGATCTGGATAACAGAGATTGCCATCCTCTTTCCAGCAATGTTCCATTAGTTCTGCTTACAACTCGGTGTGTTGAAGCAATCCCAGCTAGAAAACCcaagagaataaaaacagtCAATGTCCATTGAATGGTGGCTTCACAAGACATAATGATGAGAAGTCTTTGTGCAGCGGTCATCTGGTCAACCTCCAGGGCACGTGGTCAGAATTAATGGTCCTAAAAATATCGCCCctcttatttttctcccttcagtATGGTGGCATAGGCTTatttttggaaagcaaatggagaATGCTGACATGAAACTAAAGCCTAAAAGCAATCAGGTTGGAAGCAGAGACAGGCCAACAGCACTCAGTTTGTTGGGGACCATGATTTGGAGATCTTGCACTCCCGTGGTGGCCTCAGTGTTGCTTGCTTGACCAATCTTTATAGTGCAGAGGCTGATGCTCCCCACATCATCACTGACATCAACAGAATATCAGAGGTAAGATTGCTATGGTGTAACACTAACCTGCTCTTCTTCCGGGATGACTGAATTTTGATGAGTGCGGTCATCCAAGACCAGAGGAGGGAGTGAGGTTTTACTGGCTGTGAAAAGCAATGGAATCAAATTGTTTGGGCAGGCAGAGGTCTCACAGGGACTTCCTTATTTAGAGAAGAGGATGTAAAAACAGTAATGGACCTCACCAGTGAGCAATGAAAACTTTTCAATTGCTTGCCTGGCAGCATGATCACTGTACATCAGAGTAGCTCAGTATCTGGGGAGAAGTGGCATGATGtggctgtttctgtttttatgcaTACCCAGAAAATCCAAGGCACCCCTTACTATAGTGGTCCAAGCACTAACAGCTTGTCTGTACCTCTGAAAGGACTGCTTGTGACCCATTACACAGAGATAAGCAAAGTGAAAGATGGGACttgctcctgctgcttttattcAAACATACTTATGTTTGCAGTGGCAATTCTAACGAGCCGTTGTGCAGACAGGAGCATTGAACTTGAAGTTATAAGCAGAAAGGGGCATTGCTAATGTTGTTaagtgtttgtatttttcactgAGGTGAATTACAAGTGATCACATTTATGTGGGAATGATGTGTGGATTACACAGTGGATGAATCTTGGATCGAATCTTTTGAATACTCATTCAGTTGTGCaattatgagggctgctctgaaagtaatacttccttttttattacattggcccatgatgtcagatgtggatgttggtggtatggcagtagaggttgaactttcccaccaatattccattacgttttgttgccatgtgacagatggcaggagaaatgcagtctgacaaaatggcatctgacatggtTGTCCAGAGATGTGGTAGATGCCACAGTTTCTGGAGACAATCAAGTTCAGGGTGGCCCAGGCTGCgagcaacctgatttagctgtagatagccttgttcattgcaggggagttggactggatgacctttaaaggttccttccaactcaaatgattttatgattctaagattctttgattctgtgattctgtggaatCACATATGAAGCATGTAACCAAATTcctccttgcagaaaaaaaaaatgcatctattgacattcattgatgtttgctgaacatttatggagaccaaacagtgaatattaacacagtgaggtggtgtgtggtgtgtttcagcagtggcaacagtgatgtGAATGACAAGCCATGTGCTGGAAAGCCATGCAGATATTGACAAGCCCAGCATGTAGGTTCTTGTTCATTGTCggtgaaaatgcataacatatggtgactatgttgaaaaatagtgttttgtatcaaatagtgttattgtgctttctGTATCTCTTGCAGTCTCCAAGGAAACAAATTGAAAGTCTTTCTCTCAGAGCTATCTCAGCACATTTGTAAGACAAAGACTTTCATAATGCTTTAAAGAactagagagaaagaaatggctATTCCTCCCTACTGTTTCATAGTCTCTTTTTGTCAAGACCAagtgctccttttttttttctttttcttttttcttttctttttttttcttttcttttctttttttttttgtaaattatgAGCAtcttcatttcctcttcttgaGACTGTCTAACTTAATTGATTACATTTTGCATTGatgctgttttcattctttgaaatCTATCAGATGTCTCTGTGCATTAcaggggatttggactagatgacctttacaggtcccttccaactcaaaagatcctatgattctatgatcagtcATCCATCCTATGTAGTGTTATGGGGCTCATTAATACGCTAGGTCGAGAAAAACTACTGAGCTTTATGCAAATACTTTTGCTAATATATCTGGCATTTTTTCATAGCATAGAACGTGTGTCATTTGAGATGCCTCAGCATTAGTAAGAAGAGCCCCCAGACGTACAATTGAAATGAGCATATCGGGTGTGACACTCAGTTTCACTTTAACAGGGATGTAATATGAGGCCACAAATCTAAGCACTGTGAGTGACAGGGAAGAGATGGCAACCTTGAAGGTGAGAAGTTGGAGTCAGTGATGTATGAAATACTGATTATGCTCTTGAGAGGGGATTGTAATCAAGCAGAATTTGAGAACATCTCTGACTTGGTTGAAGCAAGTACTCAAGTTATCTTCTGCCTCTTGTTCACAATGAAAATCTTCATAGCACTTTCTCTAccactttttattttgtctcaTGATTTTTCAGCTATGCAAAGTTCATATATAATTCTTAGCAAGGAGTGCCATCATTTTTTTCACAGCCTTTTAGCACAGCTACAGAGCCTCTGTGGGAGGCGAAAGAAGACGGGACAAATTCTCATGGCCACTGTTACAGGGACAGAATATTGACTTCTGATGTTGTTTTATAGTACAGTCTGAAGATCTGCTCATTCCCAAAGCATGTGACTCCtataaagaaaaagcttaaTCCCTCGGAGACATCACTGTCTTTAAAATTTGTATTGTAATATTTACTTCTAAGTATTGCTTGCTTTTCCCTAAGAAATGTTTGAAGCATAATTTTGCAGTTTACACATCATTAGTGTCCTAAGAGCAGCAGAACATAGCAGACACAAGAGTATGCAGAGCTGGCTTTTCATCCCAGATTTCCATCGCTTTTGTCAGTTTTCTTATAGCAAGGCTAGTATGTGACTAAAACAGCTTCTCTAAATTGTGCTGACATATCTGCCACCACAGATTCCCACCAAGCCACTCTGTTGGCCTAAATGAAAGGACCATTCTGTGGGAAGTACCTCTTGTGTCCTGGTACCCTTGATCTTCCTTGAAGACAGAGTGTCTTGATACCTAGCCTAAGACAAAATGGTGTGCAGTTGAGAACTGAAGTTTGCATCAGAGTCTTATATTGTTCAGCAGTTCTGAATTGGAACCAAAACGAGTCCATCCCATATATCTGCAGCCTTCAGGTTTCTGAATTCTGGTGTATTAGCAAAGAGATCTGAATAAGAATTTTTGTGTAAGTTCTAGAGCGCCTTATCtaaaagatatttcattttggTTAAGCTTTGTCTTTTTAATCTGTGAATTAACTGTCTCTGGAAAAAAGGCatctttttgatttttcagataTACTGAAATATATTGAGATATATTGTTCTGGCATTGTGTGCCCAGCAAAATCTGGGAGACATCAAGAAAGACAGCAGTAAcatttacagtaaaataaatccTGTGAAGTCCATACTGGTAGAAATTTACCTCAGCACTCAATCTTTTCTTACTCAAAGTTTTAAGATCCAAGATTGTGGTAGTTGCCACCTAATTAAAGTAACAAGATTTCATTGTCAGTATTTTAGtacaatattaaaataagcCCCCTTTGGAACACAGCAGCACATATCCACTTTCAGATACTCCAGGAAAAGCCAAGCAGCTGAGCAGTAATGTGATACAGATGCAGAGTATGTCTTTCAAAAATGCACGATGACCTAGGCTCCTAGGTTCCATTTTCAAATCTATTAAACATCTCTGCCTATTTTAAGGCCTGGGAAGAGCAGTCCCTcattcaaaagcagaaagtcaTACTAAATTTGTTCTCCTTGCTGCGCTGAATATCCAGGCAGGTGGTGGAAAAGAGGAGAAGGGGTAGAAATCTGACTGTTGTGGCATGGCAAGTATTGCGGGTTTTGAACAACTTCCATAAAATTCTCCTAACCCTGGTATAAACATGGGGCTACATCATATTATCTTTAGGAAAATGGGTCTTGCTGCAGTTGAGTTGGCCAGCATGAAGAGATTTGtaacaaaaatacttttacaGACAGAACATCTGAATGCTGTatgaaagcaggagaaaaaatagtACAGCAGGGGCTATGAAAATGGTCTATCTGAGTATGCAAGAAGTCAATTAACAGCAGTAAAACCACTAGTATGTTGTTGGCACTAAGATCAGAAGGCTCGCATTGAATTGGACCACAGTGTAGAAGACTTGAACATTGATCACAGGACAATGACAACAACAGTTATACTACCCTGCATTTGTTACTCCTCTTCTTGTTAGCCCACAAATGGAACAGATGTGTAGCCAAATAGATACTACcaattaataaaaaacaatggACAGCAAACTTGCCTAAGATAGTTAGAGGCTGATGCGAAcaagtttctgaagaaaagtatTACCTCACTACAACTGCTGACTCCCTAAGCATATATAAAAGATGTGTTCAAAAACCAGATTATCATCACCACCCAAAAAGAAACCAAGATATGTACTAAGGATGTAACAGCTGGCCTCCATCATCTTCCGTGTCACAAACACTGGCCAGGCCACTTGGGCACACAGGCCTTGGTGCATGTGAGAGTATGGGTAAGAGAAAATAACTTAGTaagctgtttaaaataaatatcaccTTCCCGTTTCAAAACAAGAGATCTCACTGAGATTTCATATGCTAATTTCCTCCAGGCAGGTACAAATGACAGAATGCCTTCCTGACATTTTTAGGaggaaattaattaattaattaattagaaCTTAATTTACTTTTAGTTTATTACATATATGGTCTTCTCATTACAGTACGAACAGGGACACTGCATAAGAAGTGACATTAGATGGCCCATTCAAGTAGTATCATtaatagaaaagcagaaattacattttttattggTGattgtagtgagttttttttccGAGAGACTGACTGTGAAAGTCTTTCACATAATTTACAGTAATCAGTGCTGGAGGTTAAAGACAATTTCTGCTACTTGGTAGGTGAATGTAACTTTCATGTTTTATGTTCCATTAGTTCAAGCAAGGGCTTTCTCTTGCACACCAATTCTATATCCCTCGGTCTGGATCTGTCCTCAtgttcaaagaaaaaatcttaataCTGAAGTTTTCATGCAGATGTGATTTCtttcctggtttttttttttttgggggggggggggggagggaagggggcattatttatttatttattcatttatttttgcatggtGGACAACACTGAAAGTCTAAAGCTTAGAATTCAGCTTTGACAGCTGTTACACTTTGTTGCTTAATTTCACAAGGAAATGACCCTGTCTTTGATTTCCCCTGCATTCTTCCCCTATCCTCTTCCAATTCCCCTTGCTGTGttagtgaagaaagaggagaTAGGAAGATACTAGGCTGATCTAGCTGATCAGTATCAGGAACGATGCATCCCCAAGTCCTGACCATAGCTACTTGGGGTGGAAGTGATAGTCCTCAGATCCTTGGTACTTAGGAAGTGTGGTTAGATCTTTAAATGGAATACAAGACTTATTCCAAATTAGAACAGTATTTCTAGTACACATCTGGACTGCCTGTTGGTCCCCTGGAATGGAGGAAAAGTAATATCACTTCATACTTTGACTATACTCACCATGTCTGAAGACATCGAAATACCATGAGGCAGATAGATGTGTAACCCTTGTCATGTTTCTCATTcactggagaaaggaagaatggGTTAAAGGAGAGTGAGTCATGGAAGTGGTCAGTGCCTCACTGcaagaggagagaagaaaagagaccAGTTTTAGGAACAGTGTTTCAGAGCTATTTTGGCTGCACAACTGCTCTGTTCAGGCACAGGTGGGAAGATGCCAACACGTACTCTGAGGATCTAAGTTTGCAGTCAGCAAGTGCTTGTTAACTAATACATTCAGGAAGCCCAAAAACTGAATCATCTTTCCAGACAGTTGATGTCCTCTCCAGGGTGAGCTGAAGCATTCTCAGGACTTCACCATCTTTGTTGAAAAGGTTTGCATGTAACAGCAGCTGAGGCACACATCGACAATAACATGAAACATCTAACAACTAACATCTACCTTGCAGATGAATCCCTCCTCTGTTGTCAGCAGTTTGATCAGGAATGAAGCAATAGACAGGTTGCAAACAAAAGTATGTGAGCTGGTCACTACCAGGTCATGTTGTGTTAGATCCAGCAGCATCTACAGTGATGGTGTTTGCTTAGAAATCTCTTGCGTttctctcccagcagcacatATGTGTTTCTCAGTTGAGCTCAGAAGTGTAATCACTAGACTATAATCAAAAGTCCTGCATACTTGTGTCAGAAGGGTGCCTTAGCCACAGGCTGCAGTATCCAGGATGCTCTGGGAGTGTTAGAAGGCTACATGTCTTTATTTTGTACTACAACATTTCTACATTCCCAGCTAAACAAGGGTAGATGGACAGTTGTTGCAGTGTCACATTAGCATTTTGCTTCCATCCAGATATATACTTGGGAGAAATTTTTAGAGGGCATCAAAACCCCAAACTGAACTAAGCCACTCATGCAGGGCATTGCCTGGCTTCTGCTGTCAGCTGTATGTGTTTTCCATGATATTAAGTCTCCTAGGGCTACCTACCTAGCAGGAGTTCAAGGACACAGATCTCATCAGCCACATGCTAGGTCGTGGTTGTCAGAACTTTTGGCCtgcctgggccacactgagtgaagaggaattgtcgAGCCACACACATGTAGACTGTTTCAAAAATAACACTGCCTAATTATGtccatggaaactaaaacagatACAGTGAGTATAGTAATAATATTTGATAGaacaagttctcagctacaaaacattatttttcaatatagtcaccaccactagctatgcatttttgccagggATGAACAGGAGGCTGCATGTCATGATCATCAAAACCTataccagtggaggtgacccgTGGTCACTGTTTTCACTACTGAGATGCACCACTATCGCCTCTTTGTGTTAACAAtttactgtttggtctccataaatgttgagcaagtgttgatgaatgtcagtgggtgcaaatttttctgcatgaaggaatttaGTTctgcacctttgcttcatacacacttccatatcagacatTATTCTGTCAGAgaacccctctgctgccatctgtcacacagcaacaaaacagaatggaaTATTGGAAGATTCAACATCTGGTACTATCACGCCAGCATCCACCTCTGTTgttatgggccaacataatTAAACTagaggcattaatttcagataagtcttcataaaatatataatatatttaatgcatataagtaacaaaatttACTGtaactgttaatatttttattaaaacattaaaagaaaaagagcaacaaaaccataaaactagtGAGATATTTGATcgtgtttttgtgaaactaatgcattaGTCTGATTTGATGGCAGTAGCTGAAATTCTTACTGAGTTCTCAcggtgttcatcagagattttggatgaaatttttctgttcctgtgtttgTTCTTTAGAACAGTTGCTAACAAATATACATACTGTGAGAAGGCCATGACATGAATAATGTGACAAGAACGTGAATAATGTAAAACAAGAGATACTTTTATCTGTAAGAAAAGTTTTATAAGTAAAGTACATAGTACATAGCAAAGTATATACTATAAATATACTATATACTATAAATAGTAGAGAGACATGATCAATTTCCTTTGAGTTGAATATATGATTGCAACTCAGtaaattccatttgaaaatttgcaggtaattTATATATGTCAACTGAAAATAGAATTGCAAAaattgatgatgatgatttttttcagcaacCTTGAAACTTACTCCCAAATTCCTTTATCAGAATGGAAAGCACAACTGCATATGTTTTGCTGTTCACAAAAGAGTGTTTAGCCAATGCATCAAAACACATACAATCATCTGCCACCActtgagttagcactgcactgcGCCCTCCCCATCAGCCCCATTTGCCGCTAATTGATGGGTGCGTACTTAGGGCAAAAATTCTGAAATcaaactgcagcagctggaggactCCAGCTCCCTGTCATTGCTTCTCGCATGACACTGGCAACTTTCTCAAACTAAGCCTTACCCCATCCATGGAAGAAACTCCTTGTTTCTAGCTTgggtgtttattttatttagtttcaaCATTCTGAAGTGTTCATATCATGTTACTGCATGTACAGAAAGAGCAACCATGTTATAACTCATGCATGAGGGACATTTGAAGTGTCAGTCTCCACTAAGCATCTGATTCTCTGCACCTCTGACTGAGTCACAGTTACAGGAACATTAACATTAAAAGGCACCTGTGGAGTTCATTGAGTACAGCCTCCTGCTCTAAGCAGTACTAACACCAAAGCAAGAGCAGGTGGGCTGAGCAAATTCTTCACAATTCCAGGCAGCAGCAAGAAGGGAAGTCAGCGGCTGAGGAAATCACAGCATGGGCCTGAAGGCTATACCACTTCTAAAGGTAAACAATTTTTCCTTACAACATTCTCTCCTTATAAATATCCAAAATCTCTGTCATAAAGCTCTAGGAGTTAAAATCTGATGGTTATCATCTTGAACTATTTGACAGCTCAAAATCAGCATTTGTGCTGAAAGATGGAGCTGGTATTTTCCCTGCTTGTAGCTCTTACATGAAGCTTCTAGAAATAGGTAAATGAGAGTGGGAGGgcaattcctttttatttctttgttatgTAATAAAAAGTGTTGATTTCTcaacaaaaagacaaatgatACAGAAAAGAGGACTCAAGTTAGGGCAGAATCTGCTGAGAAGCTCATACTTTGTACAGATCTCTCAGGGGATCAAGAATGTAAGATTAACATTGACTTACAAGTTCAGCTACTCAGACGAATCTGATTGCAGTGCAGATATTTTCTATGCCAAGGATGcatgaagaaaggaaagtattgatcattctgtgattgtagAGATAAGAGTGTTTTTGTTTGGGGCTATGTAGGAAAGAGTGTGCACTGGGATAAGAAAGCAATGGTTTCTGTAACATTTTGATTTT is a genomic window of Meleagris gallopavo isolate NT-WF06-2002-E0010 breed Aviagen turkey brand Nicholas breeding stock chromosome 1, Turkey_5.1, whole genome shotgun sequence containing:
- the FGF6 gene encoding fibroblast growth factor 6, which gives rise to MTAAQRLLIIMSCEATIQWTLTVFILLGFLAGIASTHRVVSRTNGTLLERGWQSLLSRSISEMSEEKSDVNWENDYLLGIKRQRRLYCNVGIGFHLQILPDGRINGVHNENQYSLFEISTVERGIVSLFGVESALFLGMNNKGKLYGTAAFHDECKFKETLLPNNYNAYESNAYHGAYIALSKHGRVKKGNKVSPAMTATHFLPRI